TGATCTGCGACAACGACAATGTCGCCATCAATGGCGAACAGAGTGGCGGTGTCTTGGGCACGCCCAAGTTCATGGCGCCTGAGGTGGTGCGCGGCCGGGCAAGTCCCAGCCGCGATACCGACCTGTATTCGCTGGCGGTCCTGCTCTTCTACATGCTGATGGTTCACCATCCGCTGGAAGGCAAACGCGAATCTCAGATCAAATGCCTGGATCTGCCGGCGATGACCAGGTTGTACGGCGAAGATCCGGTTTTCATCTTTGATCCTGAGGACGAATCCAACCGCCCCGATCCTGACTTTCATCGCAACGCGTTGGAATACTGGCCGATCTATCCGCAATCGATTCGCGATTTGTTCGTGCGGTCGTTTACCGACGGCATTCGGCGGCCGCAGCAGGGACGCGTCAAGGAAACCGAGTGGCGCGCCGCCTTGGTTCGGATGCGAGACCTGGCCGGCTACTGCCCTTGCCAGGCGGAGAATTTTTACGACCCGGAGCATGACGGGACCGCCGGCGATCGGCTCTGCTGGGCTTGTCGGCAGCCACTGCGCTGGCCTTTTCGCCTCGCGATCGGCAAGCGCCAGATCGTTGTGCTCAACCACGACACCAAGCTCTTCGGTCACCATCTCGACCCGCAAAAGACTTTCGACTTCTCGGACCCATTGGCCGAGATCTCGCGACATCCAACCGAACCGGGTGTTTGGGGCCTGAAGAATCTTTCTTCAAACAAGTGGGTTGCAGCCAATGCTGAAGGCGTGCTGGTCGACGTGCCGCCGGGAAAAAGCGCGAAGCTCGCCGGCGGAACGACCGTCCAATTCGGCACTGTGACTGGCGAAATCAGCTACTGACCATTTTCCAGCGCGAGATTTTTGTCTCCTGGCAAGCTATGAGGATGAAAGCCATGAATCGACGACCCGGCGGCGAATTGGCGGCTCGACAACTACACTTCATTTGGATGGTCGATTGTTCGGGATCGATGGGCGCTGACGGCAAAATCGAAGCCCTCAACAACGCGGTCGACGAAGCCATTCCGCACATGCGCGAAGTAGCGGCCGAGAATCCCAACGCGCAGCTGATGGTGCGCGTGGTCCGGTTCTCCAACGGAGCCCAATGGCACGTCTCGCAGCCCACGCCGATTGACCAGTTTCAATGGACTCCCTTGTCGGCTGACGGCGTGACCGACCTTGGCAAGGCGCTAGCCGAAGTTGCCGAGCAATTATCGGTAGACAAGATGCCGCCGCGAGCGTTGCCGCCCGTGCTGGTGCTCTTGTCCGACGGTCAACCGACCGACGACTACAAGGCGGGCCTGAAGAAGATGATGGACCAGCCGTGGGGCAAAAAGGCCGTGCGCATCGCTATTGCCATCGGCCAGGATGCCGATTTCGAGTGTCTGCAAGCGTTCATTGCCAATCCGGAGCTGAAGCCGCTGGCCGCCAATAATGCCGATCGCCTGACCCAGCTAATCAAATGGTCTTCGACGGCGGTGGTGCAGTCGGCATCGGCGCCGGCCAGCCAAGTTGCCGGTTCTAACGGGCCGGTCGGGAATGTGCCCATTCCCGAGCCGCCGGATCCGGCGAACCTGCCAGCCTCGGCCCAAGACGTCTGGTGAGCGAAAGCCGGGCGGCATGCGCACGGTGGGTGTTCGGTACAGGATCACTTGACGGGGTAATCGCCCGTGAAATTGCTACCCAAATGGTTTCGACGCCGGAAACCGTTGCCGGTTCCTGAGGCACAGCCGAGCGTTCCAACCGAGCCGCCGCGGAAGGTGCTCTGGCACGCGCTGTGCGAGACCGTTCGAGGCTCAAGCCACGAACGATTGGGTTTGCCTAATCAAGATGCGATCGGCTGGTGGCCAGCGGAGCCTGATGCGGACTGTTTTGTATTGACAGTGGCCGACGGCCACGGAAGCAAGAAGAGCTTTCGAAGCGACGTCGGTGCTCGTCTGGCAGTCGAAACGGCACAGGCGGCATTGCGAGAATTGCTTTC
The Pirellulales bacterium DNA segment above includes these coding regions:
- a CDS encoding VWA domain-containing protein, whose protein sequence is MNRRPGGELAARQLHFIWMVDCSGSMGADGKIEALNNAVDEAIPHMREVAAENPNAQLMVRVVRFSNGAQWHVSQPTPIDQFQWTPLSADGVTDLGKALAEVAEQLSVDKMPPRALPPVLVLLSDGQPTDDYKAGLKKMMDQPWGKKAVRIAIAIGQDADFECLQAFIANPELKPLAANNADRLTQLIKWSSTAVVQSASAPASQVAGSNGPVGNVPIPEPPDPANLPASAQDVW